The Sporichthyaceae bacterium DNA window CATGCCCTCCCGCGCCGCGGGCGCGGCGGACATCGCGGTCATCACCTCGGCGGCGATCTGGTAGGCGTCGTGCTCCGGGCGATCCAGCTGGGCGTAGATGGTCTGCTTGCCCACGCCCTTCGAGGTGCGACTGCCCCGGGTGGCCAAGGCCAACAGCTCATCCACCGCGCTGTCCAGCTCCTCGTCGGGCACCGCGTAGTTGATCAGGCCCCAGGCCGCCGCGGTGCGGGCGTCCACCGGCTCCCCGGTGAGGGCGAGCTCCATGAGGCGCTTGCGACCGATGTTGCGGGCCACCGCCACCGCCGGGGTGTGGCAGAACCAGCCGCCCTTGCCGCCGGGCAGACAGAAACCGGCGGAGAAGCCGGCGACCGCGAGGTCGCAGGAGGCCACCAGTTGGCAGCCCGCGGCAGTAGCCAGTGCGTGCACCCGGGCGATGACCACCTGCGGCACCGACTGAATGGTGCTCATCAGCGCGGTGCACACCCGCAGCAGCTCACGCACCCCGAGCAGGTCGCGGCTGGCCACGTCGGCGAAGTCGTGCCCGGCGCAGAACACCGGGCCGTTGCCGGCCAGCACGATGCCGGTCGCATCGGTGTCCCCGACCTCG harbors:
- a CDS encoding enoyl-CoA hydratase-related protein, translating into MDAYRYLTIKRDADIVRITMNRPDRRNSLSFEHLVELGHAFTEVGDTDATGIVLAGNGPVFCAGHDFADVASRDLLGVRELLRVCTALMSTIQSVPQVVIARVHALATAAGCQLVASCDLAVAGFSAGFCLPGGKGGWFCHTPAVAVARNIGRKRLMELALTGEPVDARTAAAWGLINYAVPDEELDSAVDELLALATRGSRTSKGVGKQTIYAQLDRPEHDAYQIAAEVMTAMSAAPAAREGMAAFLEKRKPVWPN